A genome region from Campylobacter concisus includes the following:
- a CDS encoding imidazole glycerol phosphate synthase subunit HisF (catalyzes the conversion of 5-[(5-phospho-1-deoxyribulos-1-ylamino)methylideneamino]-1-(5-phosphoribosyl)imidazole-4-carboxamideand glutamine to imidazole-glycerol phosphate, 5-aminoimidazol-4-carboxamideribonucleotide and glutamate; the HisF subunit acts as a cyclase): MNHFAKRIIPCLDVKDGRVVKGVNFVGLVDAGDPVEIAKRYNDEGADELCFLDITASHLGRDTIVDVVKKVASKLFIPLTVGGGIRTIDDISRLLNAGCDKVSLNSSAIKDPNLIDEAAKKFGSQCVVVAIDAKKTENGYSVFINGGRIDTKKDAFSWAKEVESRGAGEILLTSMDNDGVKQGFNLELTRIFSALSIPTIASGGAGKIEHFKEACEAGADACLAASIFHFGEIEIKKLKEYLKANGVEVRL; this comes from the coding sequence TTGAATCATTTTGCAAAACGCATAATCCCATGCCTTGATGTAAAAGATGGCAGAGTCGTAAAGGGTGTAAATTTCGTAGGACTTGTCGATGCTGGTGACCCAGTCGAGATAGCTAAAAGATACAACGACGAAGGTGCTGACGAGCTTTGCTTTTTGGATATCACAGCCTCTCACCTTGGTCGTGATACGATAGTTGATGTCGTAAAAAAGGTCGCAAGCAAGCTTTTTATACCCCTAACCGTTGGTGGAGGTATACGCACGATAGACGATATCTCACGCCTTTTAAATGCGGGCTGCGACAAAGTGAGCCTAAACTCATCGGCGATAAAAGATCCAAATTTGATCGATGAGGCAGCTAAGAAATTTGGCTCGCAATGTGTTGTCGTAGCAATTGATGCTAAAAAGACCGAAAATGGTTATAGTGTTTTTATAAATGGTGGCAGGATCGATACTAAAAAAGACGCCTTTTCTTGGGCTAAAGAGGTTGAGTCGCGCGGAGCAGGGGAGATATTGCTAACGTCTATGGATAACGATGGCGTCAAACAAGGTTTTAACCTTGAGCTAACAAGAATATTTAGTGCGCTTTCTATACCAACTATCGCAAGTGGCGGCGCTGGTAAGATAGAGCACTTTAAAGAGGCTTGTGAAGCCGGGGCTGATGCGTGTTTAGCTGCTTCGATATTTCACTTTGGCGAAATCGAGATAAAAAAACTAAAAGAGTATCTCAAGGCAAATGGCGTTGAAGTTAGGCTCTGA
- a CDS encoding purine-nucleoside phosphorylase, whose protein sequence is MLVISAGKNEIFDFALPMGVGLVDMAINLTKFLQKRACILADEKGINLKNIDPHYLAKIETKFANSSNPELQNLIRNLSKNPERNLYQMPEKIVFVGSAGLYKDGEILQIYESSVGANIEISSVENRSYSPIECEIPSIVSRGTIKTNSSNFITTDKNLAHKMFEKGYFLENMEFFSVLKVAQIFKIPAYGIFVATNFCDENAHADFIKNHSAAKELLTKYIKENM, encoded by the coding sequence ATGTTAGTTATCTCTGCTGGAAAAAACGAAATTTTTGACTTTGCTTTGCCAATGGGTGTAGGGCTAGTTGATATGGCGATAAATTTGACAAAATTTTTGCAGAAACGAGCATGTATTCTGGCAGATGAAAAGGGTATAAATTTAAAAAATATCGATCCGCACTATCTTGCAAAGATTGAAACTAAATTTGCAAACTCATCAAATCCAGAGCTACAAAATCTAATCCGAAATTTGTCAAAAAATCCTGAACGAAATTTGTATCAGATGCCAGAAAAAATAGTTTTCGTTGGCTCAGCTGGTCTTTATAAAGATGGTGAAATTTTACAAATTTATGAAAGTTCGGTTGGGGCAAATATTGAAATTTCTAGCGTAGAAAATAGATCTTACTCGCCTATCGAGTGTGAAATTCCTTCTATTGTTTCACGTGGAACTATCAAAACAAATTCATCAAATTTCATAACTACAGACAAAAATTTGGCTCATAAGATGTTTGAAAAGGGTTATTTTTTAGAAAATATGGAGTTTTTTTCTGTTCTAAAAGTGGCTCAAATTTTTAAAATTCCAGCTTATGGAATTTTCGTAGCGACAAATTTTTGTGATGAAAATGCACATG